TGAATGCAATAGCACTGCACGGAGGAGCGTGCAAAAGGGTATAACAAAACGCGGTTCGAAGAGTTTTTCATGTGACTACACGTCGACGGGGAAGGTGTCTCTGGTGAGGTGCACCACCAAGTCTCGGTGGTTTTTGTTTATGTTCGGGATGTCCAAGTTATCTGGCACTACCGAGATGGAGCTGAGAGACATCAGAAACAGACAGAGCCGGAGGGGACCAGCGACGATGTTTCCGGCTGCTGAAGACGGCGAAGAAGATTCCGTTAAAGggaagaagagaagctgcaaggGGGTGTGGAAGATTTTGAAGTCAATTACTATGGTCTTAGGCTGCCGCAGTAGCAAGCTTGCAAACGACGTCGTAAAGGCTGCTTTGGTGTGAATTTTCAACATCGCACACCTGCCTCTACAACATGCACTTGCCTCTaccattattaatatttaacgagattttatttttttcttctcattataGAAATAGAAATGTGTGGTAAAATGATAGTGTTTTGTTAAAGTGCTATTTGTGTAAGAATAGTTGTGCATATGAACTAAACTCAAAGATGCAGTTAATTAGACactatatgtaatattttttttttttacatccaTGATTTCTAAaacaatgttatatatatatatatatatatatatatatatatatatatatatatatatatatgataatcagtaataaaacattatattcaattaaaaataaaaagataagtgaatttttttaaataaaataaaagatatttaattgtGTTAATTGGTAACTGGTGATTGTAGCCATCAcggaaagaaaaaagaaaaaactttctttttctcgtGCTTTCATGCAGTCACAGAAgacttttattattcttctttttggtCTCACAACATTAACTCAAAAGTCAAAACATGCGCAGATCAAGATTCATGCTAATCCCTTTTTGTCGTGACACGTCagatttttttagaatatataaaaagttaaaaatggaTTCTGTACATTTTCTTGATGagaaagaaagtgaagagaGATTGGTAGATTATATGGAAAGTATTTTTAtatcaactaaaaaatattatttattattttttacgttATCAAAGTACTAGTTTcttaaagataaaactaaaacGTTTATGGTAGAGTTTTTAAATAATGCTTCCTTTATAATGAAAGGCAACCAACATTAATGATCGACAGTTAATTTCATAGGTAACTTTGATGTACTTTATTTACATCTAACTGACCaagattttaatttgtttctttttcatagGAATCATCGAtggtttttatttaaacaaacaaCGGCTGGGTTATTAaggaattttaaataaatttatccaGAAACATCTATACTATTTTTATACCATTATTCTcaattttgcttttaaatacCTTGTTCtagtgattttgttttttaaatttaatcattttgttCTGATTTGCACTTATGTTGTTTatgatattaacttttttatgtctataaaatatgtatgggttatttatgtaatttgatttaaaatattaaagacaaTTAATGTCctaaacttcatttttctataaACAGTTTATGAAcaaattgttactaaaaaaaatggatttaattgtttttttaaataaaataaaataaaataatggtaacgatatattaaaaaaaaattgaaatatgaatgaatgtaattaaaaaggacaaatacaagaaaaaataaaaataaaacggGAAGAGGAGACATACTCAGTTTATATACTTCTTCATAATCTTCtacttttatattgtttttacaGCTATTAGATGTTGAATGAGTTAAATTATTCCTATtaaactcttttattttttttaccttccattttttgttataacatgttacatacacatacatatgATACTGAAACATACATTTcttcaaaattgttattttctcATGAAAGATGAGATATAAACATAATACATctaattattgttaaataatttgaaataataatttaaaattaaataaaagactTCAGTCAAGAATAATTCttcatatttaatcttaaagTAAATTAATCTCTCTTCTCTCTGTACATATAAACTTGTATAAatgtctattattttatttattttttcattcctct
This genomic interval from Vigna radiata var. radiata cultivar VC1973A chromosome 8, Vradiata_ver6, whole genome shotgun sequence contains the following:
- the LOC111242325 gene encoding uncharacterized protein LOC111242325 → MAVKEFHSDQEAGNEETTLLQVDPYEEEEETLSLCDLPIYSGSSSDKWRGDFSKEDEKSSGDDGDDDDNLFEFFSEEFNSSSNIVAAENIIFCGKLIPFKDIPPRVDECNSTARRSVQKGITKRGSKSFSCDYTSTGKVSLVRCTTKSRWFLFMFGMSKLSGTTEMELRDIRNRQSRRGPATMFPAAEDGEEDSVKGKKRSCKGVWKILKSITMVLGCRSSKLANDVVKAALV